One part of the Denticeps clupeoides chromosome 16, fDenClu1.1, whole genome shotgun sequence genome encodes these proteins:
- the dync1li2 gene encoding cytoplasmic dynein 1 light intermediate chain 2 isoform X1 — MAPVLEKKLLGAAGPGDAMENGAEDEEGQNLWSSILSEVSTRSSSKLPSGKNILVLGEDGSGKTTIMAKLQGAEHNKKGRGLEYLYLSVHDEDRDDLTRCNVWILDGDLYHKGLLKFALTAESLKNSLAVFVADMSRPWTIMESLRKWAGVLRDHVDKLKIPPEEMREMEQRMVKAFQEYTEPEEATPSSPQRRTPAAATGEDESVLLPLGENVLTHNLGIPVLIVCTKCDAVSVLEKEHDYREEHFDYIQSQIRQFCLRYGAALIFTSVKEEKNLDLLYKYIVHKLYEFQFTTSALVVEKDAVFIPSGWDNEKKIAILHENFTNIRPEDPFEDVIMKPPIRKLVQDKEVSAEDEQVFLMKQQSLLAKQPATPTRGTESPARTASGSPRPTGRTGPTNVASVSPMTTVKKPDPNMKGAAANEGVLANFFNSLLSKKSGSPGSPGPGAGAGVQGSAKKTGQKPVLTDVQAELDRMTRKPDSMVTANNTPATENEA, encoded by the exons ATGGCTCCCGTGCTGGAGAAGAAGCTCCTGGGCGCAGCCGGGCCGGGCGACGCCATGGAGAACGGCGCCGAGGACGAGGAGGGGCAAAACCTCTG GTCCTCGATCCTGAGCGAGGTCTCCACGCGCTCGAGTTCCAAGCTGCCGTCTGGGAAAAACATTCTGGTCCTGG gaGAGGATGGGTCGGGCAAGACGACAATTATGGCAAAGCTCCAAGGCGCAGAGCACAACAAGAAGGGCAGAGGGCTGGAGTACCTGTACCTGAGTGTCCATGACGAGGACCGAGACG ACCTGACGCGCTGCAACGTGTGGATCCTGGACGGGGACCTTTACCACAAAGGCCTGCTGAAGTTTGCGCTGACCGCCGAGTCGCTGAAGAACAGCCTGGCAGTCTTTGTGGCGGATATGTCGCGGCCGTGGACCATCATGGAGTCCCTGAGGAAGTGGGCCGGTGTGCTTCGCGACCACGTGGACAAGCTGAAGATCCCTCCGGAGGAGATGCGGGAAATGGAGCAGAGAA TGGTGAAGGCCTTCCAGGAGTACACAGAACCTGAAGAAGCCACGCCGTCCTCTCCCCAGAGAAGAACCCCAGCGGCTGCCACTGGAGAGGACGAGAGTGTGCTGCTGCCCCTCGGCGAGAACGTCCTGACGCACAACCTGGGCATTCCGGTGCTAATAGTTTGCACAAAG TGTGACGCCGTCAGCGTGCTGGAGAAAGAGCACGACTACAGAGAGGAACACTTTGACTACATCCAGTCCCAAATCCGGCAATTCTGTCTACGCT ATGGAGCTGCCTTGATCTTCACTTCTGTAAAGGAGGAAAAGAACCTGGACCTCCTCTACAAGTACATAGTGCACAAACTGTACGAGTTCCAGTTCACCACGTCTGCCTTAGTGGTGGAGAAGGATGCTGTATTCAT TCCATCTGGATGGGACAACGAAAAGAAGATTGCAATCCTGCATGAAAACTTCACAAACATCAGACCTGAAGATCCGTTTGAGGACGTCATCATGAAGCCTCCGATACGAAAG CTGGTTCAAGATAAAGAGGTCAGCGCTGAAGATGAGCAGGTGTTCCTGATGAAACAGCAG TCCTTGTTAGCCAAACAGCCAGCCACACCCACAAGAGGAACA GAGTCCCCTGCACGGACTGCGTCTGGGTCTCCGCGGCCTACAGGTCGTACTGGGCCCACCAACGTAGCCAGTGTGTCACCCATGACCACGGTCAAGAAACCTGACCCCAACATGAAGG GCGCAGCTGCAAATGAGGGGGTGCTGGCCAACTTCTTCAACAGCTTGCTGAGCAAAAAGTCTGGCTCACCGGGGagccctggtcctggagctggagcaggagTTCAGGGATCCGCCAAGAAAACAG GGCAGAAGCCGGTTTTGACTGATGTCCAGGCGGAGTTGGACCGAATGACTCGCAAACCGGACTCCATGGTAACGGCCAACAACACCCCAGCGACGGAGAACGAGGCGTGA
- the dync1li2 gene encoding cytoplasmic dynein 1 light intermediate chain 2 isoform X2: MAPVLEKKLLGAAGPGDAMENGAEDEEGQNLWSSILSEVSTRSSSKLPSGKNILVLGEDGSGKTTIMAKLQGAEHNKKGRGLEYLYLSVHDEDRDDLTRCNVWILDGDLYHKGLLKFALTAESLKNSLAVFVADMSRPWTIMESLRKWAGVLRDHVDKLKIPPEEMREMEQRMVKAFQEYTEPEEATPSSPQRRTPAAATGEDESVLLPLGENVLTHNLGIPVLIVCTKCDAVSVLEKEHDYREEHFDYIQSQIRQFCLRYGAALIFTSVKEEKNLDLLYKYIVHKLYEFQFTTSALVVEKDAVFIPSGWDNEKKIAILHENFTNIRPEDPFEDVIMKPPIRKLVQDKEVSAEDEQVFLMKQQSLLAKQPATPTRGTESPARTASGSPRPTGRTGPTNVASVSPMTTVKKPDPNMKGAAANEGVLANFFNSLLSKKSGSPGSPGPGAGAGVQGSAKKTEAGFD, encoded by the exons ATGGCTCCCGTGCTGGAGAAGAAGCTCCTGGGCGCAGCCGGGCCGGGCGACGCCATGGAGAACGGCGCCGAGGACGAGGAGGGGCAAAACCTCTG GTCCTCGATCCTGAGCGAGGTCTCCACGCGCTCGAGTTCCAAGCTGCCGTCTGGGAAAAACATTCTGGTCCTGG gaGAGGATGGGTCGGGCAAGACGACAATTATGGCAAAGCTCCAAGGCGCAGAGCACAACAAGAAGGGCAGAGGGCTGGAGTACCTGTACCTGAGTGTCCATGACGAGGACCGAGACG ACCTGACGCGCTGCAACGTGTGGATCCTGGACGGGGACCTTTACCACAAAGGCCTGCTGAAGTTTGCGCTGACCGCCGAGTCGCTGAAGAACAGCCTGGCAGTCTTTGTGGCGGATATGTCGCGGCCGTGGACCATCATGGAGTCCCTGAGGAAGTGGGCCGGTGTGCTTCGCGACCACGTGGACAAGCTGAAGATCCCTCCGGAGGAGATGCGGGAAATGGAGCAGAGAA TGGTGAAGGCCTTCCAGGAGTACACAGAACCTGAAGAAGCCACGCCGTCCTCTCCCCAGAGAAGAACCCCAGCGGCTGCCACTGGAGAGGACGAGAGTGTGCTGCTGCCCCTCGGCGAGAACGTCCTGACGCACAACCTGGGCATTCCGGTGCTAATAGTTTGCACAAAG TGTGACGCCGTCAGCGTGCTGGAGAAAGAGCACGACTACAGAGAGGAACACTTTGACTACATCCAGTCCCAAATCCGGCAATTCTGTCTACGCT ATGGAGCTGCCTTGATCTTCACTTCTGTAAAGGAGGAAAAGAACCTGGACCTCCTCTACAAGTACATAGTGCACAAACTGTACGAGTTCCAGTTCACCACGTCTGCCTTAGTGGTGGAGAAGGATGCTGTATTCAT TCCATCTGGATGGGACAACGAAAAGAAGATTGCAATCCTGCATGAAAACTTCACAAACATCAGACCTGAAGATCCGTTTGAGGACGTCATCATGAAGCCTCCGATACGAAAG CTGGTTCAAGATAAAGAGGTCAGCGCTGAAGATGAGCAGGTGTTCCTGATGAAACAGCAG TCCTTGTTAGCCAAACAGCCAGCCACACCCACAAGAGGAACA GAGTCCCCTGCACGGACTGCGTCTGGGTCTCCGCGGCCTACAGGTCGTACTGGGCCCACCAACGTAGCCAGTGTGTCACCCATGACCACGGTCAAGAAACCTGACCCCAACATGAAGG GCGCAGCTGCAAATGAGGGGGTGCTGGCCAACTTCTTCAACAGCTTGCTGAGCAAAAAGTCTGGCTCACCGGGGagccctggtcctggagctggagcaggagTTCAGGGATCCGCCAAGAAAACAG AAGCCGGTTTTGACTGA